The Halomonas elongata DSM 2581 DNA segment GTAGATCTTCAGCTTGCGCTTGCGCCGTCCGCCGCTGGCCGCGCTGCTCTTGGAAGCAGTACCGGCGCTACTTGTCTTGGGGCTGAGCAGATCGATCACGTCTGCGGCACTCTTGCCGAATTCATCCATGAGTTCCTGCAGCTTGTTCTTGAACTCGAGCTCCGCCTTGAGGCGTTCGTCGTTCTCGAGTTTTTCCAGCTCGGCCTGGAGCTGCTTGAGCTGTTCTTCCTTCTGCATGTAATTGCTGAGCAGTGAGGACATCTAGATATTCCTTGATTTTACGGGATGGGACACTTTGGAACGGTTGTTATTATCGCGTTTAACAACTCGACAAGCAACGCCTGTCATCGAGTTGTCATTCAACACTATATAGGCTTTTGGCCAATTTATCAGTTCCCGATCGTCAACATAAGTAAAGCTTGAGATATAGAAGCCTTTTGAACCACGGAAAATCACCAGTCTTCATTGGAGATAACTATCGACCTTATCATTCCTGCCCTTTCGTGAAACACAAAAAAACACCGCCCTTTCGGGCGGTGTTTTCGAGATGGGACTCGTCGACGCTAGCGTCGAAGGATCAGTCCTGACCCATCTGCTGCTTGATCAGATCACCGATGGTGGTCGGACCATCACCAGTTTCGGCATCCTGGTCGCGCAGCTTGCTCATGTTGCGACGCGTATCTTCCTGATCCTTGGCCTTGACGGACAGGTTGATCTGACGGTTCTTGCGATCGACACCGACGATGCGGGCCTCGACGCTGTCACCCTCGTTGAGCACGTTGCGAGCATCCTCGACGCGATCGGCGCTGATCTCGGAAGCCTTCAGCACGGCGACGACATCGGTAGCGAGCTCGACATGAGCTTCCTTGGCGTCCACCTCGACCACACGGCCGGTAACGATGGAACCCTTGTCATTGACGGCCAGGAACTCGGCAACCGGATCGGTATCGAGCTGCTTGATGCCCAGCGAGATGCGCTCACGCTCGGGATCGATGGACAGAATGACGGCTTCGGCCTCGTCGCCCTTCTTGAACTGGCGAACGGCTTCCTCGCCACCTTCGGTCCAGGAGATGTCGGACAGGTGCACCAGACCGTCGATACCGCCTTCCAGGCCGATGAAGATACCGAAATCGGTGATCGACTTGATGGTGCCGGAGACACGGTCGCCCTTGTTGTACTGGGCGTTGAAGGTCTCCCAGGGATTCGCGGTGCACTGCTTGATGCCCAGCGAGATACGACGACGCTCTTCGTCGATGTCCAGCACCATGACGTCCACATCGTCGCCGACCTGAACGACCTTGGACGGATGGATGTTCTTGTTGGTCCAGTCCATTTCGGAGACGTGGACCAGACCCTCGACACCCTCTTCCAGCTCGGCGAAGCAGCCGTAGTCGGTGAGGTTGGTGACGGTGGCATGCACCTTGGTGCCTTCCGGGTAACGATCCTTGATGTTGACCCACGGATCTTCGCCCAGCTGCTTCAGGCCCAGAGACACGCGGTTACGCTCGCGGTCGAATTTGAGGACCTTGACGTTGACTTCGTCGCCGACGGCCACGATCTCGCTGGGATGCTTGATGCGCTTCCAGGCCATGTCGGTGATGTGCAGCAGGCCATCGACCCCGCCCAGATCAACGAAGGCACCGTAGTCGGTGAGGTTCTTGACGATACCGATGATCTGCTGGCCTTCCTGCAGCGTGGCGAGCAGAGCTTCGCGCTCGGCGCTGTTCTCGGCCTCGAGCACGGCGCGGCGGGAAACCACCACGTTGTTGCGCTTCGGATCGAGCTTGATGACCTTGAAGTCGAGTTCCTTGTTCTCGAGATGCGTGGTGTCACGCACCGGACGCACATCGACCAGAGAACCCGGCAGGAAGGCGCGGATGGAATCCACGTCGACGGTGAAGCCACCTTTGACCTTGCCGTTGATCACGCCCTTGACGATCTCTTCCTTCTCGAAGGCAGCTTCCAGAACCTTCCATGCCTCGGCGCGCTTGGCTTTTTCGCGAGACAGACGGGTCTCGCCGAAACCGTCTTCAACGGCTTCCAGAGCGACGTGCACTTCGTCGCCGACGGCGATGGTCAGCTCGCCGTTGTCGTCGCGGAACTGGGCCGCGGGAATCTGACCTTCGGACTTCAGGCCGGCATTGACGGTGACCCAGTCACCTTCGATGTCGACGACGGTAGCCGCGACGATGGCGCCCGGCTCCATGTTGATGTCTTGGAGAGACTGTTCAAACAGTTCAGCAAAGCTTTCGCTCATGATGTTCCTACGTGATCAACGTGAGTGCGACCGAAGTCGCTTTCCTCCGCACCACCAGCAAGTGCGGGCCATTTCAGACTACCCTCGGGGATGTTGGCGCTGGTTCGACCTGGACAGGCTCACGGAAATCAAATGCCCATCCACGTCATCACATCTTGCCGAAGGCGCCGCAAGGGAGCTCAGGCATCCGGTATCAGGCCCTCCCGGGCCAGCAATGCCGTCAGCCGATCCACCACTTCCGGTATCGTCAGGCTCGTGGTATCCAGTGTGACGGCATCATCGGCCGGCACGAGTGGTGCCACGCTGCGCTGCATATCCCGTGCATCGCGTGCCTGAATCTCCTTTAGAAGACTCGATAGACTAGCATCCACCCCCGCCTCTCGCAACTGCAAGTGGCGTCGTCTGGCGCGCTCCTCCGCCGAAGCGGTGAGAAATATCTTGAGCGGGGCATCCCGGAAGACCACCGTTCCCATGTCACGCCCATCGGCCACCAGGCCGGGGGCCTGGCGAAAATCCCGCTGGCGCTGCAGCAAGGCGGCACGCACCTCGGGCAACGAGGCCACCCGTGACGCGGCATCACCGACGTGCTCGGTGCGGATCTCCCCGGTCGCCTCCTGCCCTTCGAGCAACACCCGGCCTTCCCCGCCCTCGGCGAGGAAGACCACGTCGAGCTCGCCGGCAAGCCGCGCCAGGGCCGACTCGTCATCCAGGGCGACGCCATGGCGGATGGCAGCCAGGGCAGTGAGCCGATAGAGCGCACCGCTATCCAGCAAATGCCAGCCCAGGCGCTCGGCGACGAGCCGGCTGATCGTGCCCTTGCCGGCACCGCCCGGCCCGTCGATGGTCAGCACCGCTGCCTGTTCTGTCATGCGTCCTCCTGTTGCGCCTCGATGCTCAGCCCGACACGGCGCGCCAGCTCGATGAACCCCGGGAAGGACGTCGCCACATTGGCACAGTCATCGACGACGACCGCCTCGCTGGCCCGCAATGCCGCCACGGCGAAGGCCATGGCGATACGGTGATCGCCCAGGCTGTCGACCCGACCGCCCCCGTAACTCGGCCCTTCGTCGCTCTGCCCTTCGTGACGGCCGACGATATCGATGCCGTCTTCATAAAGCCGGTGCTCGATGCCCAGTACCGCGAAACCGTCGGCCATCGCCTGGAGCCGATCGGACTCCTTGACCCGCAGCTCGGCGGCATCACGCAAGCGGGTCACGCCTTCGGCGTTGGCCGCGGCGACGAACAGTGCCGGGAATTCGTCGATGGCCAACGGCACCTGATCGACCGGGATGTCGATGCCCTTGAGCGGCGCATGACGGATGTGCAGATCGGCCACCGGCTCGCCGCCCACTTCGCGTTCGTTCTCCAGGCGCAGATCGGCGCCCATCAGCTTCAGGATATTGATCACTCCGATGCGCGTCGGATTGACGCCGACATGCTCGAGCACCAGATCGGCGCCCGGCGTGATCGCTGCCGCCACCAGAAAGAAGGTCGCCGAGGAAATATCGGACGGCACATCGATGGGCGCCGCGGTGAGCTTGCCGCCGCCTTCGAGCCAGCAGGTATCGCCCTCGCGCTCCACCCGGTAACCGAAGCCACCGAGCATGCGCTCGGTATGATCGCGCGTCGGCGCCGGCTCACGCACCCGCGTCTCGCCCTCGGCATAAAGGCCGGCCAGCAACAGGCAGGACTTGACCTGGGCACTGGCCATCGGCATGTCGTAGGTGATGCCCTTGAGCGCCTGTCCGCCCCGCAGCTTGAGTGGCGGACGCCCGCCCTCGGCAGTCTCGATCACCGCTCCCATCTCGCGCAGCGGATCGGCGACCCGCCCCATGGGCCGCTTGGTCAGGGACACATCGCCGGTCAGTTCGGTATCGAATGCCTGGCCGGCCAGCAGACCGGCGAAGAGCCGCATGGCGGTCCCCGCATTGCCGACATACAGCGGCCCGGCTGGCGCCTTCAGGCCATGCAGGCCGACCCCGTGGATCGTCACCCGCCCCTGATGCGGCCCCTCGATGGCGACCCCCAT contains these protein-coding regions:
- a CDS encoding histone-like nucleoid-structuring protein, MvaT/MvaU family yields the protein MSSLLSNYMQKEEQLKQLQAELEKLENDERLKAELEFKNKLQELMDEFGKSAADVIDLLSPKTSSAGTASKSSAASGGRRKRKLKIYKNPNTGEVVETRGGNQKTLKSWKDEFGADTVESWLVRVEE
- the rpsA gene encoding 30S ribosomal protein S1 — encoded protein: MSESFAELFEQSLQDINMEPGAIVAATVVDIEGDWVTVNAGLKSEGQIPAAQFRDDNGELTIAVGDEVHVALEAVEDGFGETRLSREKAKRAEAWKVLEAAFEKEEIVKGVINGKVKGGFTVDVDSIRAFLPGSLVDVRPVRDTTHLENKELDFKVIKLDPKRNNVVVSRRAVLEAENSAEREALLATLQEGQQIIGIVKNLTDYGAFVDLGGVDGLLHITDMAWKRIKHPSEIVAVGDEVNVKVLKFDRERNRVSLGLKQLGEDPWVNIKDRYPEGTKVHATVTNLTDYGCFAELEEGVEGLVHVSEMDWTNKNIHPSKVVQVGDDVDVMVLDIDEERRRISLGIKQCTANPWETFNAQYNKGDRVSGTIKSITDFGIFIGLEGGIDGLVHLSDISWTEGGEEAVRQFKKGDEAEAVILSIDPERERISLGIKQLDTDPVAEFLAVNDKGSIVTGRVVEVDAKEAHVELATDVVAVLKASEISADRVEDARNVLNEGDSVEARIVGVDRKNRQINLSVKAKDQEDTRRNMSKLRDQDAETGDGPTTIGDLIKQQMGQD
- the cmk gene encoding (d)CMP kinase, producing MTEQAAVLTIDGPGGAGKGTISRLVAERLGWHLLDSGALYRLTALAAIRHGVALDDESALARLAGELDVVFLAEGGEGRVLLEGQEATGEIRTEHVGDAASRVASLPEVRAALLQRQRDFRQAPGLVADGRDMGTVVFRDAPLKIFLTASAEERARRRHLQLREAGVDASLSSLLKEIQARDARDMQRSVAPLVPADDAVTLDTTSLTIPEVVDRLTALLAREGLIPDA
- a CDS encoding bifunctional prephenate dehydrogenase/3-phosphoshikimate 1-carboxyvinyltransferase, whose amino-acid sequence is MAHEVHESRLLIVGLGLIGGSLAAALRNAGFEGEILACDPDADEIARGVEMGLIERGDTHLERLLDGVSMIVLAVPVLAMREVLETLAEQGVAEDPSLVITDVGSTKGAIREAAEAAFGRLPSNLVLGHPIAGSEKSGVASSDPHLYAQHKVILTPAATTAQSAVDRVRALWQATGAEVLEMEVERHDQVLARTSHLPHLLAFSLVDTLARQDDRLEIFRYAAGGFRDFTRIAGSDPVMWRDIFAANQQAVLAALDDFEAGLARLRKAVADGDADAMLSTFDRASHARRYFDSLLNQSSYQAEYQMQEQATLRYRAGPGGEVRGRIRVPGDKSVSHRAIMLGALAEGITEVSGFLEGEDSLATLQAFREMGVAIEGPHQGRVTIHGVGLHGLKAPAGPLYVGNAGTAMRLFAGLLAGQAFDTELTGDVSLTKRPMGRVADPLREMGAVIETAEGGRPPLKLRGGQALKGITYDMPMASAQVKSCLLLAGLYAEGETRVREPAPTRDHTERMLGGFGYRVEREGDTCWLEGGGKLTAAPIDVPSDISSATFFLVAAAITPGADLVLEHVGVNPTRIGVINILKLMGADLRLENEREVGGEPVADLHIRHAPLKGIDIPVDQVPLAIDEFPALFVAAANAEGVTRLRDAAELRVKESDRLQAMADGFAVLGIEHRLYEDGIDIVGRHEGQSDEGPSYGGGRVDSLGDHRIAMAFAVAALRASEAVVVDDCANVATSFPGFIELARRVGLSIEAQQEDA